In Hippoglossus hippoglossus isolate fHipHip1 chromosome 19, fHipHip1.pri, whole genome shotgun sequence, the DNA window TAAGTTTGGGTAAAGTACACGCGCAGTACTTTTTGTAACTTTACGTCTTGGCACATTATTTTATTCCAGTACGTTGGCCAGGATGTGAAAGAAATGTGGTGATGACTGGATCAGGGCTGGATTTAAAGATAGAGATATGTTCCGCTTGCTGCTGCCATcatcattgttatttttctctgcCAAGGATATAGATAAGggcaggatttttttctttttatcagtatctttaaaattgcaagatagggcttcttctttttttacattatcaCAGATTTCCAAGGGAATGATTCTATATAATTAGATATATAAATTTAGGGTTTAAAGGTTTTCCTGACAAACTGCTTAGCGTGACACAGACGTGGTGCATGATGTAGGACTTAAGCCGCACACTTAATGTTTTATGTTAGCACTTACTGGCAGTGTCTTAAAGGTTATTGTGTCCCTGGATCACCACATCAAAGCTATTGTACCTTGACTATGTTCGTATGTCATGGCATTTGTGTCCACTTTGACTATGTGTTCATAGTGTACCTGGTATTAATCCAGCCCGGCACCTCTCCTGTGGGtcattctctcctctcattcccCCTTTTTCCATCATCAGCTTTCTACGGTGTACTGTGTgtaatcaagaaaaaaaaactctcctaAAAATACTAACAAAAACAAGTGCAGTGTCAGCAAActacaaacattttacagttgCCTTTCAAGTTAATAGTGGGTAAGCGTTTCATACTCAAAAGATAGATGTTGGGTGGAGCATCACTTTAACTGCTTCGAAGGAAACCGCAGGCCTTCAAATTCACAGCCTGGAGCCTTCACAGATATGCATGTACATGGGTGGCTGCTCTTTTAACTCTTTAACACTCCTCAAATAGTTCATTTACTAGCACCGTAGGAAACTGGAGGTTGTTGGTCTGAGGTGAGGCTGGAAGACATCTGGAGATAGGGCACGGTACCAACTTCTGGCTTTCAGTGTGGCACTGCCATCAACCTTCGCTATGGACATGTACTAAGTGGTTTAATGCAAAAACATGTAGTGTCTGTGTGGTTTATAACAGATTTGAGTTGTTTGTTGAGGGCAGGCTCTGGTTTGCTGCATGTTTTaacaagagagaaacaaaactgaaagGTACGTTCGAGTGTTTGTGTATCTGATAAGattgattttgatttgtttagtttagttatATGATGCTACAATAACTGGAAGGTTGACTGGCAGTTGgttgagcctgtgtgtgtctgtgactctACTGTGcagtctctggctccaaatgaagCCAAAAGTGAAAGACGACAGCCCGTCTATTAGATATTTTTACtacatttttgtacaatgaaAGGAAGTGGAGAAACCCCGTCAATCTATATTTATTGTGTCTGTGCTGGGAGGATGAAGCCCCGATTTCCTGTCCCAATACACTAATGTTGGGAATGTTGCTTGCCCAAGGGGACCTCTGCTAGTTGTGTCAAATCTGTAATAGGTTGGTGAATAAAATGACTGAATCATCCACACAATGTTGAAATTAACATCAGTTAAAacgaaacaaacacacacaacgaAACAGAATGACCATCACGCTGTCAGAGAAATCACCTAACCCCTCTTGTTTCTGACAGGTCTCTGCGGTCTTGTGCAAATCGCTACCATTTGACCTAAATTTGCATTTTGTACATGTTATTGTGAAGGCAACCATGGATTCTATAACTATCCATATAGTTTTATGACCAAAAAAGCATGAATAAATGGCAGGCACTTAAATTGGCTTTACTTAGTCTTAGTGATGGACTTTGCTGATGACCTGAAGAAGGGAGTGTTCCCAATTTCTCGCCCTTCGCTATAGACTCTTGTTTGGGTGTTGATAGCTGTGCTACTCGGTCTCCAAATAGTACGTTACACAACTGGGCCAGATGTGCAGTTTTAAAGGGCTCGTGACTCTTAATGAGACagtctggattttttttcttcacacagTGAGGAACATTGTTAACTCTGGTGTTAGCAGCAGCTGGTCATGTTGTCCTGAGAAACCCTTTCCGCTGAGTGCTATTGATAAAAGATATAGTATTTTATTACATTGCACTATAATTTGTAGTTGCCATAGCTTTGCAATAAGATTAATAACCCCCCCCGAACAACCTTTTTTGATTGTTGTAATTACTCAAATATAACAGAGAGTTAAATGCACTGATTATGTCAATAATACTTTAGATTGGCACGAGTGGGGAAATATGACTTTTACAACATCTGGACAGTCAGATGTTGTTATGACCTACTGTAAAATTAAAGGCTCAGGGGAATTCGATGAACAATAGACATCCCATTGTCGTCATTACTTTCCCATATTGTGGTAATGTTTAAACACGAGCTTAAGAGCACAGCTACTCGCGTATGAGGCTATTGCTACTGTGGGAAATGCacttttttataataatttataaaaataataataatcattacaATTTCAGTAGGGCCTATAATCCTTTCCAATTTTCTCTGTACATTTCATATTCTGTTAATGCTAGGCTTGGTAACCCTGGAAAAGCTAGAggaggctacactttgaaaaaggCAACCGCTACATCCCATACATCCCATCAGCCCACTCGTCAAAACTGAATTGTTCTAACCAGATATTGTTCTGGTCTTTTACTGGTATTTTACTGTCAGGAGACCTAAATAAATTGTGAATATCAATGTGGATAGTAGTTAAGAGGTAAACCATTTCTGCTCTCTCCACAGGTGAGTAACAGGAGGTGTATGTTGCTGTAGCTTCTGTGCCACTACCATGAGCTGGAGTTTCCTGACTCGTCTGCTGGAAGAAATCCACAACCACTCCACGTTTGTGGGCAAGATCTGGCTCACCGTCCTCGTTGTTTTCCGCATTGTGCTGACGGCTGTAGGAGGAGAGTCCATCTACTATGATGAGCAGAGCAAGTTCGTCTGCAACACGGGTCAACCGGGCTGCGAGAACGTCTGCTACGACGCCTTCGCTCCGCTCTCGCACGTCCGCTTCTGGGTCTTCCAAATCATCCTGGTGGCCACGCCTTCACTCATGTACCTGGGCTACGCGGTCAACAAGATTGCTCGGGCAGAGGAGCGGGCTGGCGGTGGGGGAGTGAATGGATTATCACGGAGGAAACCCCAGAAGCATTACCTTGGGGGCAGAGTGCAGCATAGAGGTATTGAAGAGGCTGAGGACGACCAAGAGGAAGACCCGATGATCTATGAAATGACAGAGGTGGTGAGCGATGGTGCAGCAAAAGGAAACAGTGGTGAAGAACAAGTAAAGGCCAAGGCGCGGCATGATGGACGCCAGCGTATCAAAGAAGATGGGCTAATGCGTATTTACGTGTTTCAGCTCTTGGCCCGCTCTTCGCTGGAGGTGGCGTTCCTGTGCGGACAGTACGTCCTGTATGGATTTGCAGTACCTCCGACCTACATGTGCTCTGACCTTCCCTGCCCTCACAGTGTGGACTGCTTTGTGTCTCGCCCCACTGAGAAAACTATCTTTCTCCTCATCATGTATGTCGTCTCCGTGCTCTGTCTGGCTCTCAATGTATGGGAGATGCTTCACTTGGGCATCGGCACCATCTGTGAGATTGTACGCACCCGCCAGGTGCAGCTCCCCGATGGAGAGTTGTACGGACTGTCAAAGGATCATGGAGCTCTGAAAGACGCCGGATTGGGCAGAAGGGATTACAACAGCTACCCTTATTCTTGGAACGCAGCATCAGATCCACCAGGGTACAACATCGCCATCAAGCCTACTATGGTATCTACAAAGAGCCACGACAAACCACTGCCCATCACCGACCTTGCTAATGCTAAGATGGTATGCCGACAGAACCACGTGAACAATGCCCAAGAGGAGCGACAGCAGTACTCCATAAATGATGACAACTTGGGCAGAGAGGGGATGGAGGATGCCTCCAGATGTGCTCAGAAAGTGCAGGAGGCCGAGAGTCCGGCCTACCAGCACCTTCAGAGccacaataataataaccacaGCATTCCTCACCGCGATCGTAAACACCAGCAGGTCTACAAACACGCCTCCAGCAAGGCAGAGGCCGACataggcagcagcagcaccagtaGTAACAGCAAATACGGAGTGGTGAAGGGTTCCGAGTGGATCTGAAGGACAGGCtgtgactttttgtttgtttttaaactccTCAGATCAACACATATTTACATCTGTATATCTtgtattaaattgtattaaaaaaagaggGGGGAGCTACTTTACATTATTTTCAATGATATTCAGGCAATTTAAATAGTAAGTGAAAATTAGAACCACCCTGTACCAGCCCACTGAAGATCTgtccaataaaaacaaaacctagACATCCATACTGATGATAAATTGCACATTAAATGCAAGTCTATTGCATtatgatgtaaataaaaattgGGTTTTAACAAGTATCAGCTTGTGctatacaattttattttattttcaggattacattttgtttaatgtCTCTCTGGAGGATGTTCATGTCGACTTAAATTTAGTATGGATATAAAGTGCAGAGGCAGCTTTGCTGAAACCTATGGTGCCTTATGTAAACAGCCAAAGAGCTGCTTCCCACTGACtctgcatcacttcctgttcaatTGTTCAATAAtgattttttacaaaatgtgcTCATCACTACGAACTGACAACAGGAGCCTGCTTTATGTGGCTAGTTTTCATGACTGTCCAGGTGTTAAAGCAGAAATGCAAAATCCTATCTTTATTTTCACCAAACTCATCGTTTTCAACGCTATGAAGAAAAAACGATGTATGTAGTCATTGGCTAAATTGacagtttttcttgttttctctttaataTATTGTTCAATGGATGTTAGGCAAAGGTTAATGACCTTAATTTGTTGTTCGTAGTATTTTTGTTTAGACACGTGATGTTTGTGCCATGAAGGTTTTCTCAACCTTTCTTTAATCTGGCATCTGGCCtggggtttttttgtattttttttatttgtatgaaaACTTCCTTGTTATTGATACATACTTTCACTTTCAGATTTTCACATTGAAATGCCATGAAGCCCAGCCGTTGTTTAATTTTgtcaaaagtatttttatgaACAAAAGAGTGCATGTTTTGAATAAAGACTTTATATTTGTCTCACATTTTGACAATGTTGTAGTCATGAAAGGTTGTAAAACcttaaacaaattaatttatttaatccatTTCAACATATGGATCACAGATGATAAGTAGAGACAATTGAAGGTGCCACTTTCTTCAGAGGGATGACTGTGTGTACAGGcacactgccctctgctgggcAGGGAggatacgtttttttttcttgagtgAGGCTGAGTATTTACAttatccatgttttttttcttccagataATTATTTATAAACTATCAATTATTTAATTGGTTTAATTATCACATTTTACCCCCTGTTGAAGGAGCAAtctaatataattatatttatttgagaGAGAAGTAAAACATGGCTCAGTCACACAACAACCTATTCTTGTTCCATTGTTTAACCATCTCTGTCACTGAGTCAGAATGAATCACACTTGATAACCATCTCAAGTGTTGAAACTGACAGGGAAGTCGCAGCTGGATACACATTCTTTTGGAAAACAATAGTGCAACCCATACACACCAGAACTGAGTATATGCCTATGATTAGAGGCTTgtctgatttatgttttttaggCATATTGCATATAGTTCAAACTCTTGCTCACATTTTATCCGTTTTAGCTGACATGTTCATCTAATTTTCAGGTCCTAAATGACAAAAGTATGAACGTGTGTAGAATAAAAGTCACTTTTATTACTATAGAAATGATTtcatgaaaggaaaaaaaaagtgattaattc includes these proteins:
- the LOC117752985 gene encoding gap junction gamma-1 protein-like, translating into MSWSFLTRLLEEIHNHSTFVGKIWLTVLVVFRIVLTAVGGESIYYDEQSKFVCNTGQPGCENVCYDAFAPLSHVRFWVFQIILVATPSLMYLGYAVNKIARAEERAGGGGVNGLSRRKPQKHYLGGRVQHRGIEEAEDDQEEDPMIYEMTEVVSDGAAKGNSGEEQVKAKARHDGRQRIKEDGLMRIYVFQLLARSSLEVAFLCGQYVLYGFAVPPTYMCSDLPCPHSVDCFVSRPTEKTIFLLIMYVVSVLCLALNVWEMLHLGIGTICEIVRTRQVQLPDGELYGLSKDHGALKDAGLGRRDYNSYPYSWNAASDPPGYNIAIKPTMVSTKSHDKPLPITDLANAKMVCRQNHVNNAQEERQQYSINDDNLGREGMEDASRCAQKVQEAESPAYQHLQSHNNNNHSIPHRDRKHQQVYKHASSKAEADIGSSSTSSNSKYGVVKGSEWI